The Glycine soja cultivar W05 chromosome 9, ASM419377v2, whole genome shotgun sequence sequence AATTGACATCAATTTAATCCCAAGGGAGATTTTGATGTTACTTCCCACGATTGGAGTACTAAGTTGATGTCACTTATCTTTCAAATCATCAAATGACCAAAGTCATGTCAATGGAatctcaaaaatgaatttttgctccttttctaatttattgtttattagaTAGACTAGTGGCACTGTTGGAAATCTGTAGATTTATGTATGCCACGTGTGTTGTAAAGCACAATAATtttggcatcataatgaacaatCACACTTCAATAAAGTTACTACTGGTTAAATTAGCAGTGTTTATCCTACATTATTGTGGGGGATATGCAATCAGAATTCAGTGAAATTAATTGAGTTTTGATCGGTGTTTATCCTAGCTTGTTGTTTTACTCTCACTAGATAtgtttcctatatatatattctcactCCCTTCTGGCTTCTTTTTCCTTGGTTGGTAATGATCCTGCAAACTCTAAATAATTCTTGAACGgttaagtatttattataacAGTGAAACTTAGTGATGTCAGTTATCCTGGACCCATGGTGTTAGGTTGTTCCTCCTTGACCAGTTGTTACATGCTTGATATTGATCATCATGTCTTTATACGTACGCAGGCTGTTAAAGAAACTGGGCGAAAGTTCCGGGAGACCATTCTTGCTCTTGGAGGTGGCAAGCCACCACTAGATGTAAGAATACACTACATCACAACTTAACCTGTTCTGTCCACTTTCTTATTAAGACAAATTCATAATCAATATATGTATTCCTATGTTTATCTAATGTGTTGAAACATGTAATGTTGCTGTGCAGGTTTTTGTGCAATTCCGTGGGAGAGAACCAACACCAGATGCATTGCTTAGGCACAATGGCCTATTACAAGTTGCAGCTTCGTGATAGATCGATAGAGTTGGCCACTTTTATAGTCAATAAATGGGACTCGTACTTACCTAAGAATATGGGGCCtcatacttttttttcatatgtagttttttgtcatgttttttaacttaatttttccaTATTTAAAggaatctaaattttgaaattcgtTATTCCGTGATTAACTTTTTAACATttattcttttatcatttaaacCAACACTTTATCtacccatttttttttataaaaaaaaaactaacaccTATCGATGAGCCTAAAAGAATTAGTAGTTGCTAGATGATTGTGAAAGCTACGTTCTAACAACTTTGTATTCCTTGCCTTGACGTCTTGCAAAGTGGGGATGGATGAGCGACTGGGTGGGTGGGCTATCCTACCAAGAAGAAACCTTTGTTTCAATTATGTTAAAGTATTACCTTTGATTTAAGTAGAAAATGGTGAAACAAAATGGAAATTAGCATTTACACCAATCCAGCTATCCTTGCCAGTACTCAAGTTGAttggaaaaagataaaagtaattGCACGAGCGAGAGCAAGAATCAAATATAAGTAAAGAGTGACTTTACATCTTATTTCAGCATGAATTATTAATGTTAATGAATctaatttaaaagtattaatatatatttgaaggATTGAAATTTGATACGATCGTGCAACCATTAAGATTTAAGAAGCCTTTCTTTAACGAGATAGGAAGGAGATTCGGAGTAAACTAGAGGTATTTctgttatgtttatttattgttatttttttaaaagaagtttaaaacttatccttattttttctgtccaaaaaaaaaaaaacttatccttatttttattctaaaaattaaaactaaaaaaaattagtataaaaaagtGACATTATCATAATGAAAGGCTCACCTTCAATTTTAAGATAGGGTTAGGTTAGATTAGCATCATCTTCATTGTTTTCACTGGCAATCAATTAAGTTGGTATTTCAACAATGTAGTCAACCCCACGTACTCAAGTCCTACATTATAGGTAGGGTAAGCGAGTCAGTTCATTATTCAACTCACTTTGTAACTTCCTGCCACCACAGAAAGAAAAGCAAAATCTTTTTTACTGTCAAAAAAGTGGGAAAAAAtctttcaattaaattaatatggtaaaaatcttttttaattatttatcataattgtATATTCAAAACTTAATTCCATGTTAATTTATTCATGTGTTCGAAAATATCATTGGTAACACAATGTaaacaattattaattttctataaaaattaatttgaaaataatttaaagtaatttataattgatttttttattagtgggaaaatagaagaaacaaacaggaaagaaaaacaaggtagacctaattataaattacatttataattatagtcagaaaattaaactcaaaatatatattcagtgaagagaaatatatatgtttcttCCACTGGGAATAAATTGGGCATTCTAATCTGCTGCAGAGTGCAGAGTGCAGAGTGCATCAGCATTGGATCTGGAAACGCGTGAAAGAAGACATGGCTCGCGCGGGAGGGATAACAAACGCAGTGAACGTGGGAATCGCGGTGCAAGCCGATTGGGAGAACCGCGAATTCATCTCTCACATTTCTCTCAACGTTCGTCGCCTCTTCGACTTCCTTGTCCAATTCGGTACATACActtctccttttctctctgCAAAACGACCCATCACGTGTCGTTTCATCTTTCCATGAAACAACATCACCATTTTTGTCCTTCACGTAATTGGGTATCCCGTGAGTGCTGGAGCACACTGAATCACACCAAAAACACCTCAaaggttgaatttttattctgcACCTTTGACACTTTATGTGTGTTTTTTCAGAGGCTACGACGAAGAGCAAGTTGGCGTCTTTGAATGAGAAGCTGGATGTGTTGGAGCGGAGGTTGGAGCTGCTTGAAGTTCAAGTGGGCAATGCTTCGGCTAATCCTTCTCTTTTTGCCACTTGAATTTGTGTTGTGAGCACTCTCCACCTATAATGTAAAATGAAAATCTAAATGGAATTCTTGATATGCAAGTCATTTATAAAGCAAAAGTGAAGTGTTTGATTTGTATCATGCTTTGTTTTGTAACCCTAGCTCTCTTGGTTTTGCAATTTATTGCGTGATCATATAGTTAACTGCATATTTGCAACTTTGGAGTAAGAAATCATGTTGCAATTATCAGATTTTTACCCTGTTTGCCTTGTGTAAATGCCTTTAAGTTTTAACTTAGTCCCTTCCAATGCAGTCTTGTGTTTTCACTGGCGCTGTAAGCTTACATATTCACCTTCTTCTGCCGCCAACTCAGATTCATTTGAGACATATTTTCGTGCCAGACTCAATCACGTACTTGAGGTCCGGGAAATCAGTCATCTTAGTTGTAGTAATGGAAAGAATACATCAATTGGTTAAGAGTAAGCTCAGTTGGCagaatatggaattctttctgTAGATAGAAATGGATGATATCGGTTTCCTTAGTTTGACATTTTCCATATACACCTTAAGGAATGTTATTATTATCCCTAACATATTTTTCACTCATTCTTTTTAAGCCATTGGATGACAACTGGGCCTCACTTATCTTTCTTTTGAATGACTCAGATTATTTCTGCTCAATCTCTTCTGTCCTTCCTTCTTGTTTTGCTTGTTCTCATTCTAGTTCTAATTTGCGTGTTCTTAAGGAGACATAATTCAACAAGGAAGAAACAGTATGTAGTTTATGAAGTTGATCATGCAATGATGCAAAAGTCTCGGTGATTGGTTGTTCAATATGATTGTGTAGGTCAATTTTTCCTTGTTGGGGAAAAATTTTCGCCACTTTAGTGTACCTGAGGAACTCAAGCTTGCATTTTAATCAGAAATGAATTCTTATGCAGACTTGTTTTTAGTATTTCTACTGCAGAACATGGCAGATATGCTACCACTACAATTTCAGACCTTTAATTTGGTATTGTCTTCAACTCATTATTTCTTAAGAAGCGGCATAATATTGGGGATGAAAAGGGGAGGAAGAAGAGTGTGCGAACTGGCTCTTTGTTGTCATTAGTAATTCTCTGTCAAATTCAGAAGAGGATAAATATTTGCTTAAATTTTTCCCTCTTTTGTCTGAaacgaaaaaggaaaaaaaacattttattgaaTCAGGCCCCACTGACAATGTCTTTTGCCGTACATTATCCCATTCATTACAGCACTAGGACATTCGTTCAAATATGATTTATGtggtcttataaaaaaaatgatttatttggtcTATAAGGACATTTTGAAGTTATCTATTCAAGCCTATTAAAAATGCCAAATTTTATTACTACTACTACACGTTTTCTATAACTTTTTCTACGattttgggagaaagaaaaggagaTAGGGTGAGATAAGATAGTAATGTCATAaagaatattgaaaaaaataagttgtaaaGAAATATATCTTAAGGATATAATAACTCGTTAAAAATTATGCACTCTAATAGACAATCATGTGTTCAATAATCAATACCCATGAAAGAAATAGGTGTCTTAGGGACTCGATCAACTCAAAGAAAGAGGATGATTGGTTTCcgatgaaattgttttctttaagTATCTGTTTTAATAATGTTGTTTCGCATAATGCTATAAAACCTGAAAAATTCGTTAAGATTTAAGTTTGATGAATGCCCATTTTGCTCAACTGATTCCTCGTCAAGAAACCGTTGATCTAGGAAGATGCTGACGCAAAGATTGTAATTTTATCACTAGGATTTCAATTGGGAttctacaataataataaagaacatGCAAGTCGCCTTCATTTATGTATTGACATATTTCCCCCCAAACAAAAACAGATAAAGGACTTCTTAATAATTGTTAGGCTGGAATTAGAATATTCCTCACAAACTTAGAGCTGTTCGTCCTGCTTTGTGGAATTAGTCCAAGTCCAACCAATGTGTCTATAGCTTTGTAGAATGCACGGTTGGAACTGTCTCAAGTTTAAATcacaatcaattttgtttacGCAAATTTTACCAGTCAAGTTTGGACTTTTGCATTTGAGCCAATTTATTACTCATAAAAATGAGGCTGAGCAAGAGAGATTAGTTTCAAGATGCATAGTGGATGACAGAACAATCACAAAAACGAGTAGTATTTTCTCCTTTACTATTTGAAATGTATCATGACTAAATTAGTTATGAAAAACGAATGAAAAGAATTCCATTTTCACCCATTTGCTATCTTGGCTGTGGATGGGATAAGGCTTGGGTGGTGATGGTTGATTCTGCTGTTGATGAAGTTGAGGGCAGCACCCTTTTCTCTATGACAATAGAGTAACGGTTGGATCCTCCAAGGCTGTCTATGGACTTCATGTATTCTGATGCATTGTTTTCTATGATGAGAGCATCCTCTAACTCGCGCACAATGTCAACCATGTTTGGTCTATATGCTGAGAAGGGTTCAAGACAATGCAGTGCTACTTCCACCACTCTCCACATTGCCTCTGCATGGTATCCTCCCTTGATGCCAGGATCCACAATTTCATCCATCTTTGATGCTCGAACGTATGGCTTAGCCTGCAATGCAAGCAAAGTTAATTCTTAGTGACGTGAACAAAATGTGATTTAGTATAAtccagtaaaataaattaaaaaaatggggCATGGACCATACCCATTCAACCAAGCTCCACTCATTCCGGGGTCTCTTTATGTCGAGAGGTTCCCTGCCACTCACAATTTCAAGTAAAACCACGCCAAAGCTGAAGACATCACTCTTCTCAGATAATTGCTGGGTTTTGTAGTACCTGCATGGGGATAAATTTTAGCTATTTTGAAAGTTGTTCAGATCATAGTTACATTCTGTAACACAGGAAACATATAGGAGTATGAGTGTTCAGATCATCTTGTCTGAATTCAATTAGATAATTATCCCTTGTAATTTGTAGTTACTGATATATATAGAACAGTCTGGTTTCTGTttgttcataaataaatatacaaatcaTAAAGGAAATATAATCAGAAACATTTCTTTAATCTCTATGATTGACAGTGCCTCAATGACACAAACAATGTGGTGAAAGTCTGGGTAATCATTTTgcatatgattttttgttttttagggTTTTCTTATTTGAAGATGATTAATTGATTCCTAGAAACCTTTATGTGGGAAGTGTAATAAATCTTTTGCTCAAAGTGGAGGAAAGCAGTATGAGAAGTTCTGGTTAAGACATGATCCAAGATGTCCACTTACTCAGGATCCAGGTACCCTGCAGTTCCTCTTACTTCAAGGGAAACATTACTGTCTCCTTCCTGAGGAGCATACTTTGAGAAACCAAAATCGGCAACCTTAGCACACATGCTATGATCTAGAAGTATATTACTTGATTTCACGTCCCTGTGTATTACTGAACGCCCTGGAAATGTGTGAAGATATGCCAAACCTGCTTAATCAGAAAATTTGTTAGCAGTCTATCTTCTGCAACATGTTATAGATGAAAATTGTAATGAAGACAGTTAGGTCAGTGACTAAGTTAAGCTTGTGAAGAAAATTAAGTATGCATCACGCCATGTTTCTCGTTTTTATCAAAGTAGATCCATGATGAACCAATAGAAACATTTTCAGAAATTGGGTCCGAAAGTGTAACCTCCACACTAAACAGTGTCAATAACaccaaaatattattaaaacaaaaattaagaaattgctTGAAGGAAATTGAAGCAGCAATTGTTGAAGAGTGTATTCAAAGTGTTGTCGTTAGGTCTGAAAGTACTATTATGAAGTGCATGTGATTTATCATATTGTTCCAGTATTCCCCCCTCAAACATCTCCATCTTAAACACTATAAACTATAAAGTAGAAGCCAATATGATTTGCCCcatcattttcaatcaataaGCCTCGTCACTTTGCTTATGACTTCCTCAAGTCTTTTTATTCATTAGAGAAATCAGCATGCCTCTTATTTTATTCTCCTTCCTGATAGGATTCAAGATTATATGTTGATTAGGTAAATTTGCTGCAgcttagtaaaaataaaagcaccATATTACTTACCTCGAGCTGCACCAAGAGCAATAGACAGTCTAGTTGGCCAgtctaatatttttctctttgcaGGTTCCCCTGTTGTAAAGTTGAATTTTAGAATTAATGGGTACGAAAAAAATAAGCTGAAAGGATTTTGGAATGCTTACCATAGAGTCTATCTTGCAAAGAACCATTGGACATGAAAGGATACACAAGAATTTGTTGATCATTTTCATTACAGTAACCAAGAAGAGGCACCAGGTTCTCATGCTGTATTGCTGAAAGTAGGTTTAGCTGCAAGATACATCACAGACTGGTCAGATGGTATGAGGTGGAAAAGTAGGCCATtgctaaaatttaaatgaagagGGCTTGGGGAATGTAAGAGCGGTGGTTGTAGTGACAAAAGGACAATATCTTATATTCTTCTTTAGCATTTGCCAGGATGCAAACATCAGCTTTTGAATTACTCTTGCAgcctaaaaaaatttagttaggAACATTTCATGGGAACTTTTGAATATAAGATATTCTCCTTTTGTCACTAATTAAATTACTCCTGcaccctaattttttttaattaagaacatTTCATGGGAGCTTTGTTAATCTAATGAAGTAAAAATGCATATTGTATTTGTACCTCATTATCAAATTCTCGAGTTCCTTGAGTTGATGTGGCTGACCGGACTTTCACTGCCACTTCTTGACTGTTGTTTAGGGTGCCACGGTAAACAGAACCAAATCCTCCTTCCCCAATCAAAGTTTTGTACCTTTCTGTGGCCACCTCAATATCTTCCAAAGTGAATGTTTGAATTGATACAGACTTTATTAAGAAATCATCTTTGCTTGGCAAAGAGAATATTACATCTGCATGTTTTTGTAGAAAATTATTTCATTCAGTTTAGATTGAACAAAACCTACATGACACATTGATAGCAATGTCATCCTTAAAATTTTTGTTACTAgtagttcaaacttcaaagtgCACAGGTATGGCATGCAAAATTGTAAGTCATTTATGCAGAAATTTGCACAAGATATGTTAATTTTCAAATAGATTTCCCCCCTCATTACTTTCATAATTAAACACAACAAAACATTATGAGCGAGTTCCTGACTGAAATGATAGCTTAACCCTAAGTTTGCTCTAGTTATGTGCATGGGTTACAAGCGAATCAATAGAAGAAAAATGGAATTGATGTTGGGAACAGAGGCTATGGTGATATAAAATAGTGAAGGATAATGCAATTTAAAGATGTATGGCTCCTTCAACCTTTCTGTAGAACAACAGAAGCTCATTCATATTTATCTTGCATGTTTTTTGAAGCCAATAGAAGTTTAACACTAATTCAATATGTATGGAAAACCACCTACTATGATAAAGATGATAACTTTCAAGACTATTGATCTTAATATCTTATGATCTGAGATTGTATTTAAAGAATGAAGTGagtatatttttgtttgttaatcttaaaagaaaatatattgttttagaATGCTGAAACACATAGGATATCAAGGATTGAAGAAGACAAAATGCCTACTTGTTTCCATTATGTAGTTCTTTCCACCAAATCCTTCCCATGGAATCAACTTTTGTCTATAGCGGCAAACAAAAATGATTCCAACGGCCAAAGCAATCAAAAGTGATCCACATGTAATAGCACCAATGACGAATACTTGTCCAAATCTAGGTTCTTTTCCTTTGCATCTTCCGTAGCTGAAATAGTAATGTTaataagaaatcaaattatGCTTTACTTTTTAAAGCTTTTGTTGTTTCGTTTCAAAGAGAGTATCATACTCAGTATTGATTAGTGAACTGTTCAAATTTGCTGGACCTCCTTCGCTCATGCGTTTGTTGCAGCCAAAATACCTATAAATGAATAGAATACAAGCTAAATTTGTagaaagtatattaaaaaatgaaataattaaaagtggCTTCCTGGTATAGATGAAATAGAATGCCAACACATAAATACTTACAACGATTTTAAATGTGGCAGTGAGACAATTGATTCTGGAAGTGATCCCATAAGATTATTGTAGCTCAGATCTCTGCTCATTAAAGTTAAATCAATCAACATTTGAACAAGTTTCAGTGGTAGTTTTCTTGATGACACTAGTAACAGTAAGAAATTTTTCTATGATTTGAATCTAAGtgaagaaaggaagaaacaAGAGCAATATATATctttccaagtattattcacACGGACATTGCACACCAAGACATATCTGCACCTACTAAGGTGTCATAGACAAATAAGGGTTAGGATGCACATGAAAATCATAGATAATGCTTAATGCATTGATATTTTCTAACTCTTGTTACTGACGTGATGCTATAGAGTTGTGCATAGGATAAATGGTAGCTCTAATCAGGTTATGCCCATATGTGTATAGGATACTCAATCCATGTAATACTGCACAGTTATGCTTCTTCATTGCTTCAAGAAGGAGAATGAAGGTTTGGAACTTGTTTATAAAATCATGCAATTTTTAGCATCTGTCTAAATCAAATTTGAGGTAAATTCTTGTTGGCCTATGTAACAGTGAAGCTTGCTCACAATTCTATTAAGTAATTAAGTGTCATAATACTTCCACTTATTGTTTATGATAACATTAACAAGTATAATAGAAGTACTATAATTCATAGTGTGCCATCCAGAATCATAGCTAAACAAACATTAGAAGGGATAATTACATTGATATTAACAAGGAGGACAGTGGAAATGAGGGGATATAACCATCGAAATTGTTGTGGCTCAGGTTCCTGCAAATAACCAAATAATTACATCAATCCATGAAACAGAGTCCTAATTTATCCACCAAAAATAAATGCAGAAGCATTTGAACAAGAGTTTTGAAGGTAATACAGTAGTTTTAAGTTGATCATCTCAGTGATACTGGGAGGAATTGGTCCTTTGAAATTATGTGCAGACAGATCcctggaaataaataaataaaaaaatttagataagtAATAAACAGCTTATGAAAAAGGGAGTGAGCACATAAAGAAAAGATTTGATTTATCTATAGAAAAACCTGCTTAGCTAGAAAAAGTTAATTGGTTGATTAAATCATGTATCGATGAATTTAAGCCATTACATATTTTAGTCATTGACTAGGTAGTCTCATAAACGTAGTTGTGAGACTAAGTGCTTGTTTGGGGAAGTATTTGTTGAAGGAAAAATCTGTCTTTTCTCCAAAAACTCTCAGCTGAGAGTTTTTGAATCCCTTCAGGCTTCAAATCACTAACATTGTGGGTAAAATTCACCTGGAGTCACTTTTCATTTGCACCATGACCATCTAATGTTGGGCCATTAAAGCCATAATCTGAGTCTTGTGGGCTGTGGCAGTATTTTAACAAGGATTGAAGGACTTACAGCTTAGTGATAACAGACGAACCATTTGAACTGTCACATGTTATTCCTTGCCAGGGGAAAAAACAAGGGTCTCCAGTCCAACTCTCTAGTGCTTTATTGCCTTGATTTTGCAACAACACTTCTTCTTTAATCTTCTGAATCACTTCCACTAAAGAAGTAAAAATCGTTTgtgtaagagagagagagagagagagagagagagagagagagattgaagattgtttacattttaaaattcatcCTTACTGCAAATTTAAGTGCAGAAATGAATACAAAAATGGAATGTAAAACAGCTAAATGTGACACAGACACACTTACCATCTTTGTGGTTGGTCTCTTCAATCCATGATCGCATCTGCAGGATCTCATAAGCATTCAAAAGGGGTCCAAACTCAGCTCCTGAGGCCTTGACCAAGGTTAGATTAAGTAATCCATTTGCTGAAACGTTCAAGACAGTGTATGTATAGTTGGACCCTTCAGCCAATATATCAAATCTCTCCTTTTTAATCTCACCATTAACATAGATGTCAAACACCCTTTTGCCTGCTTTGACAGTGCTATTTAATTCAAGGAAGTAGAGAAATACACGATATTCATTATCCTCCGTATCAATGCCACTGTGCATGAACTGTAATCGCTCAGGGTGGGTAAGAGCCGTTTGTAGGACTTGTAGAGGTGGTGTCACattggatttgaggtcaaaatTGCTGACATTGGAAGACACTAGAAGAGCAGATGATGGACTTGAAGTTGCTTTCCAGATTCTATCACTTGGGTCAGTTGGGAACCTAAAATTTGGTAAGTAGCCATATTATAAGACCTTTTTGTACATGTACATGGTCCATGGCATCAgagaagcaaaaaaaatttaatagacCAAACACTAAGCACACATCACTTCAACGAAAAACTAAGGATACACCTCATTGACATCCTTTTTGCAGTTTGCACCATTGATGGTATCCAGAACAAAGTGGCAACAGTAATTCTTGTAAGTCACATTATAATGGATTGAGTGATAAATTCTCGAATCCTGGCTTCttgtttctttatttgttattattttaatttagatgcaataaagaaaaaagttggACATAAAGGTGTACATGCATTTTACTGTTCTTTCTTTTATGGTGAAGCATAGGTTATCTCATGCTTTTGTAGGTATGATTCAAGGATCATGCTGCTCAAATTGGTTCTGTCTAAAATATGTCCAAGCAAGCATAACACAAATTGCAATTATATATCCCCTCAATGTtgttttttatcagcaaatgttTTTTGTTAGTCCCTAAGTCTTGTATGTTGATGTTATATTTAACATCTATACTATGTATGAATATGATGCTTCCTTAAAAACCATAAAGTGATAGTCCCTAAGCCTTGTAGATTTCTAGGAGATACACTTCTTTGAAAAATGGGGGTAGAATTCACCTCAAAATAAAGTATATCACATACCTGATTTCATCTTTTGAGCCCCAAAGACTATTTCTGCTTATCAGTTTTAAAACACTGGCAGGCAAGTCATGTAGATACTCTTCAGGCAATGGCCTTAATTCAATATGAGAAATCAAGGGATCCACTTCTCCCTTCACGAAGCATATGTCTATGTAGTCTTTGGCAGCCCTGAAAACTCCCTCAATCTCCAAGTCCTGGAGCCCGGATGATCTCACTGCACCTAATTGTGTGACCCCAATTGAAACATTAAAGGAAGAATTTACACCGTTGAATGGAAATGTGCCCCTTATCAGATATACTTTATTCTTAATTGTTGACAAATTGTAACATCTCTTTCCTTCATCTACAAAAAACAGTCGAACTTTTTCATTTAACACATCTTTAGTTCTTCTGCAACTTCCTTTATCAGGGAACCATCTGTAATCTGTTGTGTAATTTAAGGTGGTTTGCGGATCTGTATAATTTGAATCAGCACAGCATGCTATGTTTTCAAACCCTACACAAAAAAATTCACAGATTATATTTATCTTGTATAAAATGGATTTTCTCTTAAAGAATTTGAGCAACATCAAAGAAAAGCAAGTGTGAAGTGGTTTCAAGATTCTCAGTATTGAAAGTACGAAACTAACAAATTCTATTTCTGCATCATCACAaagaagtttctttttttttttcccccaTTTTAACTATGATCATAAGTAGACCTTgagtttatattaaaaaaaactcactaTAATTATTGGAAAATAAATCTAGTAATAGAAATACTGATCTAAAACTATTATAGTATGAAGTTACTAACCTTCAGTTGCATAGCCAGAAGCCGATCTGATAAATATATGCAGACAAAAAACACATGCCACAACCAGTCTTAATATCCAAATATCTGGTAACTCCATCATAATCTGAGAGAGAGGTTACCCCATTGGGCTGTAAAACTTGAATCATGCCAACTAGTTAATACTTCATCTTCCTCCTAGTTCCATAAAATTTGTTCTGAATTCCATTTCTATCTCTGCCTTGATCACCAACACTCTTGAGTTTCCCTATATCTCAGATTATggggaaaaatgaaagaaatcttGGTCAACCTTATAATTTTGAGAACCTTTCCCTTGTATAAGAATTTGAAGCCATTTTGCAAAAGTGCTGAATTGGATGGAGAGTtagaagaacaaatatcctTGAGAAATATAGGGGTTTGACTTCAAGCCTGGAAACTGCAGGAGGTAGTAGCTAGGAAAGAGATGGAAGACGAGTAAGGAAATTGAATTAGTATAAATCCattgttaattatttcttttatagttttatattttattgacgCTATGCATTATTTTTCAtggtgtggtggtggtggtggttgctTAATTGTGTGTATTTAATATTGATATGGTTCATAATAATTGGACAGACCAGTACTTCGTCTTCTTCTGCCTTCCTCCCTCTCATTTGAAACCATGGATGCTACATGATCAAAATAAAGAGTGGTATCTTGGAACAAATTTGAACTTTTCTGGTATAACATACGTAGCAATAGTTGGTGACGTATCGTTgaagatatttattatatatttgtaaacTTAGCTTTCCACTAATGTTGACCTATGCATTTTTTATACTAATGGTTATGAGCATTAGTGTGAGAGTCTCATGTTTCTGATTTCGCTTTATGTAGGTAATGAAGTTTATAAGggcaaaattcaaacaaaatataactaaattatgGAATTGTGAAGAACTTCAAAGCTGAGACTGTTCATTCTCATGCCTAGCACTATCATCACACCAATTAttcctttttcatattttgtataatattttgCTTAGATAAAATTTTGAAACCAAGTATTAAGAGGAAGTGGCTCAAGGAAACCCCAAAAGAGCAGGTAACCCCTTCACATACTTGTAGTACTAGCCTAACTGTTCAGCGTGAACAGACTGAAAATTActttacaaattaaattaac is a genomic window containing:
- the LOC114368938 gene encoding protein BRICK 1 yields the protein MARAGGITNAVNVGIAVQADWENREFISHISLNVRRLFDFLVQFEATTKSKLASLNEKLDVLERRLELLEVQVGNASANPSLFAT
- the LOC114368939 gene encoding nodulation receptor kinase-like; translated protein: MMELPDIWILRLVVACVFCLHIFIRSASGYATEGFENIACCADSNYTDPQTTLNYTTDYRWFPDKGSCRRTKDVLNEKVRLFFVDEGKRCYNLSTIKNKVYLIRGTFPFNGVNSSFNVSIGVTQLGAVRSSGLQDLEIEGVFRAAKDYIDICFVKGEVDPLISHIELRPLPEEYLHDLPASVLKLISRNSLWGSKDEIRFPTDPSDRIWKATSSPSSALLVSSNVSNFDLKSNVTPPLQVLQTALTHPERLQFMHSGIDTEDNEYRVFLYFLELNSTVKAGKRVFDIYVNGEIKKERFDILAEGSNYTYTVLNVSANGLLNLTLVKASGAEFGPLLNAYEILQMRSWIEETNHKDVEVIQKIKEEVLLQNQGNKALESWTGDPCFFPWQGITCDSSNGSSVITKLDLSAHNFKGPIPPSITEMINLKLLNLSHNNFDGYIPSFPLSSLLISIDLSYNNLMGSLPESIVSLPHLKSLYFGCNKRMSEGGPANLNSSLINTDYGRCKGKEPRFGQVFVIGAITCGSLLIALAVGIIFVCRYRQKLIPWEGFGGKNYIMETNVIFSLPSKDDFLIKSVSIQTFTLEDIEVATERYKTLIGEGGFGSVYRGTLNNSQEVAVKVRSATSTQGTREFDNELNLLSAIQHENLVPLLGYCNENDQQILVYPFMSNGSLQDRLYGEPAKRKILDWPTRLSIALGAARGLAYLHTFPGRSVIHRDVKSSNILLDHSMCAKVADFGFSKYAPQEGDSNVSLEVRGTAGYLDPEYYKTQQLSEKSDVFSFGVVLLEIVSGREPLDIKRPRNEWSLVEWAKPYVRASKMDEIVDPGIKGGYHAEAMWRVVEVALHCLEPFSAYRPNMVDIVRELEDALIIENNASEYMKSIDSLGGSNRYSIVIEKRVLPSTSSTAESTITTQALSHPQPR